From the genome of Papaver somniferum cultivar HN1 chromosome 2, ASM357369v1, whole genome shotgun sequence, one region includes:
- the LOC113348023 gene encoding uncharacterized protein LOC113348023 — MSHQTALYIFLKGTCVFITKTYLIEMLSVENWNWNSNTIETADFSELVASFSSFVSDVVHQHVLSGEGAVDWIMKTDFFVENFSAIVLRVFKLITLMAKNYNLFLPLLHKLMVSNGVTSQLPPKLCEVLYSGLVDQKPVIDEAFKAIGDPLVILFSGNHRPEPCPDSIFIEMDGIHCKEDIIRLISLDNPNSDKKESLDISETIHPSDVNCTSCNTDQGNEVCDIRRSYMHFWNTFDISKFKTEEVEGEPVISAVSKLQMKVEVEECIRVLGGTITKLNKNGSAGDSEAETMLSELNQLSASLSISDNELQHNISTIEALFKKLSMREQTLREPMDSLFLDANVSPEVRNNNSKRKENLKRKKKGKGKRR; from the exons ATGTCTCACCAGACTGCTTTATATATCTTCTTGAAGGGTACATGTGTTTTCATTACAAAAACTTATCTCATTGAAATGCTTTCGGTTGAGAACTGGAATTGGAACTCGAATACCATTGAAACAGCTGATTTTAGTGAACTTGTGGCAAGCTTCTCTAGTTTTGTCTCAGACGTGGTGCATCAACATGTTCTAAGTGGGGAGGGCGCTGTGGATTGGATTATGAAGACTGATTTTTTTGTCGAAAACTTTTCGGCAATCGTATTGAGAGtgtttaaattgattactttaatGGCTAAGAACTACAATTTGTTTCTTCCTCTGTTACACAAGCTAATGGTAAGTAACGGAGTAACTTCCCAACTTCCGCCGAAGTTATGTGAGGTCCTTTACAGTGGTTTAGTGGACCAAAAACCTGTCATCGACGAAGCATTTAAAGCAATTGGGGATCCTTTGGTCATTCTGTTTTCAGGAAATCATCGTCCGGAACCCTGCCCCGATTCTATATTTATAGAAATGGATGGGATCCATTGCAAAGAAGACATAATTCGATTGATTTCCCTAGATAACCCAAATTCTGACAAAAAAGAGTCCTTAGACATTTCAGAGACTATACACCCCAGTGATGTGAACTGTACTTCGTGCAATACTGATCAGGGAAATGAAGTGTGTGATATCAGGAGGAGTTATATGCATTTTTGgaatacatttgatatttcaaagtTTAAAACGGAAGAGGTTGAGGGTGAACCAGTGATAAGTGCTGTTAGCAAACTCCAAATGAAG GTTGAGGTAGAGGAATGCATCCGTGTTCTTGGTGGCACTATCACAAAACTTAACAAGAATGGGTCTGCTGGTGATTCTGAAGCAGAAACCATGCTTAGCGAATTGAATCAACTCTCTGCTTCTTTAAGCATCAG TGACAATGAACTGCAGCATAATATTTCAACAATTGAAGCTCTTTTTAAGAAGTTGAGCATGAGGGAACAGACGTTAAGAGAACCGATGGACTCTTTGTTTTTGGATGCCAATGTTTCTCCAGAAGTCCGAAATAATAACAGCAAGAGGAAGGAAAATCTGAAGAGGAAGAAAAAAGGCAAAGGCAAGAGGAGGTAG
- the LOC113353521 gene encoding vinorine synthase-like, with translation MKVEVVSKEKIKPSSPTPHHLKTYSLSFLDQLALPIYFPLVLYYTSGSNDDPAKTIIERADEFCGVVKKSLAKTLTKFYPLAGKLIDDRFVECNDDGVDYVETEVIGCQLSQLIQHPNVMPERRKKLLPFNPNEISNSVTPPTLLSVQVNCFKECGGIVIGLYIYHKLADASTLVTFINHWANIARGIAVGDHDKQIEGPSFSLQSLFPQRVGDSTSYKPPNSVTRDGPPVTKKFVFEGTRLTDLKRKGKIANENEDFQDQYQPTRVEAVSALLWRCIIDMDQAKNKEEVSSTRACIAGHAVNMRSRMVPPLPPNSFGNMTCLSIALHTFTNTDSTKKNHQRQNILAGKIRESMKKIDGEYVKQLQTADTFSNALKIIKNENDFPPSGPRPLMLIFTSWCRFSVYEADFGWGKPIWASICTLPLKNMVLLMDTSSGDGIEAWVSLSKEDMYVFERHEELLASIS, from the coding sequence ATGAAGGTTGAAGTTGTTTCAAAAGAGAAAATCAAACCTTCTTCTCCAACTCCGCATCACCTAAAAACCTACTCCTTATCATTTCTTGATCAGCTTGCTCTGCCAATTTATTTTCCTCTTGTTCTTTACTACACGAGTGGCAGCAATGACGACCCCGCCAAGACGATCATTGAAAGGGCTGATGAGTTTTGCGGCGTAGTTAAGAAATCCTTAGCTAaaacgttaacaaaattctaccctTTGGCTGGTAAGCTCATTGATGATAGATTTGTAGAGTGTAACGATGATGGTGTTGACTACGTGGAAACCGAAGTAATTGGTTGTCAACTCTCTCAACTTATCCAACACCCAAATGTCATGCCTGAACGCAGGAAGAAACTCCTTCCCTTTAATCCCAACGAAATTTCGAATTCTGTTACACCTCCCACACTTCTATCAGTCCAAGTTAATTGCTTCAAGGAATGTGGTGGAATTGTGATAGGTTTGTACATCTACCACAAGTTAGCTGATGCATCTACACTCGTCACTTTCATCAACCACTGGGCTAATATTGCTCGTGGTATTGCTGTTGGTGATCATGATAAGCAAATCGAGGGTCCAAGTTTCTCTTTGCAATCTCTTTTTCCACAGAGAGTCGGAGACTCAACGAGTTACAAACCGCCCAACTCGGTTACAAGAGACGGACCACCTGTGACGAAGAAATTCGTATTTGAAGGTACAAGATTAACTGACCTCAAGAGAAAAGGTAAAATTGCAAACGAAAATGAGGATTTTCAAGATCAATACCAACCAACTCGTGTTGAAGCTGTATCGGCTTTGTTATGGAGGTGCATCATCGATATGGATCAAGCCAAAAACAAGGAGGAGGTTTCTTCTACAAGGGCTTGCATAGCAGGTCATGCAGTAAACATGAGGTCGAGAATGGTTCCACCACTGCCACCAAATTCCTTCGGAAATATGACTTGTTTGTCGATTGCACTACACACCTTTACGAATACTGACAGCACAAAGAAGAACCATCAGCGCCAAAATATTCTGGCAGGAAAAATTAGGGAGTCCATGAAAAAAATCGATGGAGAGTATGTAAAACAACTGCAAACTGCCGACACATTCTCAAATGCCTTGAAGATCATAAAGAACGAAAATGATTTTCCTCCGAGTGGTCCAAGACCGTTGATGCTAATTTTCACTAGTTGGTGCAGGTTTTCAGTATATGAAGCAGATTTTGGTTGGGGGAAACCAATATGGGCAAGTATTTGTACACTTCCTTTGAAGAACATGGTTTTGTTAATGGATACCAGTTCAGGAGATGGAATTGAAGCATGGGTAAGCTTGAGTAAAGAAGACATGTATGTATTCGAACGTCACGAGGAACTTCTTGCATCTATCTCTTAG